One part of the Thermithiobacillus tepidarius DSM 3134 genome encodes these proteins:
- a CDS encoding DsbC family protein: MRLAPSPAVLIFLLFLTALPTAQGADRGAERVRSALQARFPDAQIDMPHPSSIPGYYEVTVGSQVLYASHNGRYLIVGDLIDLQQDANLSELKRMALRRDILDSIDPSQMVVMGPAGAGRHLTVFTNVDCQFCRNMHKELKTLAAGGGVQVRYVLLPEGRADSGTYAKTLSVLCAPNRLLALDKAMAGGQLPRRQCAVPVSLFLNTARKLNVRGLPTTVLDNGMMLSGFASAPQLERILQVSPAVDE, from the coding sequence ATGCGTCTTGCCCCATCTCCCGCAGTTCTGATTTTCCTGCTGTTCCTGACCGCTCTGCCCACCGCCCAGGGGGCGGACCGGGGGGCCGAGCGGGTGCGCTCCGCCCTGCAGGCCCGCTTCCCCGACGCACAGATCGACATGCCGCATCCTTCCTCGATTCCGGGTTACTATGAAGTGACGGTCGGCAGCCAAGTGCTCTATGCCAGCCACAATGGCCGCTATCTCATCGTCGGCGACCTGATCGATCTGCAGCAGGACGCCAACCTGTCCGAGCTCAAACGCATGGCGCTGCGCCGCGACATTCTCGACAGCATCGACCCGTCGCAGATGGTGGTGATGGGGCCCGCGGGGGCGGGCCGCCACCTGACCGTCTTCACCAACGTGGACTGCCAGTTCTGCCGCAACATGCACAAGGAGCTGAAGACACTCGCGGCCGGCGGCGGGGTGCAGGTGCGCTACGTGCTCCTGCCCGAAGGCCGCGCCGACTCGGGCACCTATGCCAAGACGCTGTCCGTGCTGTGCGCGCCGAACCGGCTGCTGGCCCTGGACAAGGCCATGGCCGGCGGGCAGTTGCCCCGGCGCCAGTGCGCCGTGCCCGTCAGCCTCTTCCTGAATACCGCCCGCAAGCTGAACGTGCGCGGCCTGCCGACCACCGTGCTGGACAATGGCATGATGCTCTCCGGCTTTGCCTCGGCGCCCCAGTTGGAGCGCATCCTGCAGGTTTCGCCGGCCGTGGACGAATAA
- a CDS encoding energy-coupling factor ABC transporter permease, giving the protein MHIEDGLLTPFWLALGWVLVLPVLLLAARNVRWQFLRERGTVFGLAALFVLALWSVRAGIYPGLNVHLLGGMLLTLMFGPWPAMLVLAGLVALLAGFGVGGWWSLGVNLLALAVVPVLAAYGILRVVEKHLPSHFFIYIFVVAFIGSALTIAALSAVVTFFLLISNAYTLHFLIDNWLISMILDAWGEALTTGMLITLMVVYRPYLVSTFDDNRYLKGK; this is encoded by the coding sequence GTGCACATCGAAGATGGTCTCCTGACTCCCTTCTGGCTCGCCCTGGGCTGGGTGCTGGTACTGCCGGTGCTCCTGCTGGCCGCCCGAAACGTGCGTTGGCAGTTCCTCAGGGAGCGCGGTACCGTATTCGGCCTGGCGGCGCTCTTCGTGTTGGCGCTATGGTCGGTGCGCGCGGGCATTTACCCCGGCCTCAACGTGCATCTGCTTGGCGGCATGCTGCTGACGCTGATGTTCGGGCCATGGCCGGCCATGCTCGTCCTCGCGGGCCTGGTGGCGCTCCTGGCCGGCTTCGGCGTCGGCGGGTGGTGGAGCCTCGGGGTGAACCTGCTGGCCCTGGCGGTCGTGCCGGTGCTGGCGGCCTACGGCATCCTGCGGGTCGTGGAAAAGCATCTGCCCAGCCATTTTTTCATTTATATTTTCGTGGTGGCCTTCATCGGCAGCGCCCTCACCATCGCGGCCTTGAGTGCCGTCGTTACTTTCTTTCTGCTCATCTCGAATGCCTACACTTTGCATTTCCTGATCGACAACTGGCTGATTTCCATGATTCTGGATGCCTGGGGCGAGGCCCTCACCACCGGCATGCTGATCACCCTGATGGTGGTGTACCGTCCCTACCTGGTCAGCACCTTCGACGACAATCGTTATTTGAAAGGGAAGTAG
- a CDS encoding methyl-accepting chemotaxis protein, whose protein sequence is MAKLSPLQRMAGTQHLIGLLSAYLQADFEQMRQLQKAHPEAWSAVRHPLEQLEGWHQRLVGVAEEGVQIIAATTQASRSVADFAAGFAEDFSKISGVATAVEEMSATANEIARNAALAASESANSLEQTRHGNEALSKLVGEMDLVESAVRVMAQAVGDFVRSTQTITELTTKMKDIADQTNLLALNAAIEAARAGEQGRGFAVVADEVRKLAEKSAQAAQEIDLVTMTIGQQSRTVESTIHEGLEHLGSSQESLENVAIVLSEANQAVTHVNDRVHQIATAAEEQSSVATDMAHSLAELSRIVQQHEESLHDLQGVIDSISSLAAQEMGHFAEWPFDDLFLLVTQADHLLWVKEVVGRVAAGPAEEMPALKDQHGCRLGKWYYGPGKIRYGQLKAFVDLEPQHRKVHELGSEILKHVQNGRLEEAKRRLDSLLDHSAQVQKLLGMLRGSLQPRDP, encoded by the coding sequence ATGGCCAAGTTAAGCCCCTTGCAAAGGATGGCGGGCACGCAGCACCTGATCGGCCTGCTCAGCGCCTATCTGCAGGCCGACTTCGAGCAGATGCGGCAGTTGCAGAAGGCGCACCCGGAAGCCTGGTCGGCCGTGCGCCACCCGCTGGAGCAATTGGAAGGCTGGCATCAGCGCCTGGTCGGCGTGGCCGAGGAAGGCGTGCAGATCATCGCGGCCACCACCCAGGCAAGCCGCTCGGTGGCGGATTTTGCCGCCGGCTTTGCCGAGGACTTCAGCAAGATCTCGGGCGTGGCCACGGCGGTGGAGGAAATGTCCGCCACCGCCAACGAGATTGCCCGCAACGCCGCCCTGGCCGCCAGCGAGTCCGCCAACAGCCTGGAGCAGACGCGCCATGGCAACGAGGCCCTGTCCAAGCTGGTCGGGGAGATGGACCTGGTGGAATCGGCGGTGCGCGTGATGGCGCAGGCGGTCGGCGACTTCGTGCGTAGCACCCAGACCATCACCGAGCTGACCACCAAGATGAAGGACATTGCCGACCAGACCAATCTGCTGGCGCTCAATGCCGCCATCGAGGCGGCGCGCGCCGGCGAGCAGGGCCGCGGCTTCGCCGTGGTCGCCGACGAGGTGCGCAAGCTGGCGGAAAAATCGGCCCAGGCCGCCCAGGAAATCGACCTGGTCACGATGACCATCGGCCAGCAGTCCCGCACGGTGGAGAGCACCATTCACGAAGGCCTGGAGCATCTGGGCTCCAGCCAGGAATCCCTGGAAAACGTGGCCATCGTGCTGTCCGAGGCCAATCAGGCGGTCACCCACGTCAACGACCGGGTCCACCAGATCGCCACCGCCGCCGAGGAGCAGAGCAGCGTGGCCACGGACATGGCGCACAGCCTGGCCGAGCTGTCCCGCATCGTGCAGCAGCACGAGGAGTCGCTGCACGACCTGCAGGGCGTCATCGACAGCATCAGCAGCCTGGCCGCGCAGGAAATGGGGCATTTCGCCGAGTGGCCTTTCGATGACCTGTTCCTGCTGGTCACCCAGGCAGACCACCTGCTGTGGGTCAAGGAGGTGGTCGGCAGGGTCGCCGCCGGCCCCGCCGAGGAGATGCCGGCGCTCAAGGACCAGCACGGCTGCCGCCTGGGCAAGTGGTACTACGGACCGGGCAAGATCCGCTACGGGCAGCTCAAGGCCTTTGTGGATCTCGAGCCCCAGCACCGGAAAGTGCACGAATTGGGCAGCGAGATCCTGAAGCACGTGCAGAACGGACGCCTGGAGGAAGCCAAGCGCCGGCTCGATAGTCTGCTGGACCACTCCGCCCAGGTGCAAAAACTATTGGGCATGCTGCGCGGCAGCCTGCAACCGCGTGATCCGTGA
- a CDS encoding chemotaxis protein: MQSVDERTRLAGANRLEILLFNLGRDLNSGREETFGINVFKVREVMRIPEITQAPEMPPAVEGMVSLRGQLVPVVDLAKFCGVRPESQPRIMIVTEYNKHTQGFLVHNVENILRLEWGQIKVPPPMITARMGGLVTAVTELKDGRIVMIMDVEKVLADTIQIGMDPRLFDELRPIENGGTVLFADDSPVARKQIETTLTHLGVHYISAHNGQEAWDKLQQLAARAETTRTPMYEMIQAVLTDVEMPEMDGYVLTKHIKNDPRFRGIPVVMHSSLSSEANVNVGKAVGVDAYVPKFNPKELGEVLRPILNHAARVGK, encoded by the coding sequence ATGCAGTCAGTCGATGAGCGTACCCGGCTGGCCGGTGCCAACCGGCTGGAAATCCTGCTCTTCAACTTGGGCCGGGATTTGAATTCCGGCCGAGAGGAAACCTTCGGGATCAATGTCTTCAAGGTGCGCGAGGTCATGCGCATCCCCGAAATCACCCAGGCGCCGGAGATGCCGCCGGCGGTGGAAGGCATGGTCAGCCTGCGCGGCCAACTGGTGCCCGTGGTGGACCTGGCCAAGTTCTGCGGGGTACGGCCGGAGAGCCAGCCCCGCATCATGATCGTGACAGAGTACAACAAGCATACCCAGGGCTTTCTGGTGCACAACGTGGAAAACATCCTGCGCCTGGAGTGGGGACAGATCAAAGTGCCGCCGCCCATGATCACGGCACGGATGGGTGGGCTGGTCACCGCCGTCACCGAGCTGAAGGACGGGCGCATCGTCATGATCATGGACGTGGAAAAGGTGCTGGCGGACACCATCCAGATCGGCATGGACCCGCGCCTCTTCGACGAGTTGCGGCCCATCGAAAACGGCGGCACCGTGCTCTTCGCCGATGATTCGCCGGTGGCGCGCAAGCAAATCGAAACCACCCTGACCCACCTGGGCGTCCACTACATCAGCGCCCACAACGGCCAGGAGGCCTGGGACAAGCTGCAGCAGCTGGCAGCGCGCGCCGAGACGACCCGCACGCCCATGTACGAGATGATCCAGGCCGTGCTCACCGACGTGGAGATGCCGGAGATGGACGGCTACGTGCTGACCAAGCACATCAAGAACGACCCGCGCTTCCGGGGCATTCCGGTGGTCATGCACTCATCCCTGTCCAGCGAGGCCAACGTCAATGTCGGCAAGGCGGTCGGCGTGGACGCCTACGTGCCCAAGTTCAATCCCAAGGAGCTGGGAGAGGTTCTGCGGCCCATTCTGAACCACGCCGCCAGGGTGGGCAAATAG
- a CDS encoding PD-(D/E)XK nuclease family protein produces MISHTHTLILTGTARLARHLRARGRQAAPEGGKAAVLPLEEWLRQSWLPLAEGESLLTPVQGLFLWEDIIAADAQLAGTDLLDRASLAYLAEEAFQLQCAFGAPPAALLGTPECQAFQRWAARFQVRLRDGGWRHPAQIPGRLRLAVAARRLPLPGRILLAGLDELSPALEMLLQSLADAGVSVGTWREEAAPAVPTLLAFADREQEVRGVAARIREGFAAGQRVGVVVPDPAAYRPLIEHIFLETFDPEALFLTAENGGQPRPVPFDITQGRPLERAPLMLQAFRILELSLRGLEARMAAELLLAPFPRGDGERCGRAQAEARLRGGAARLDLFALAQHCLLMAPGFAQRLLQLHHILRQAPARASCQAWSIHFSACLEAMGWPGDGLDRGEELALARWQEALAHFEGLAPLAGSLSRRQALSWLRRVCRHIVHQVPADSDDVQVMGLLEAAGLRFDRLFVLGMTDQAMPAAVRPHPLLPASWQRQRGLPHASPEQELHFVGALWQRLLRAAPQVVCSYPRMDGDVELGPSPLLAGREITRVEAPQRSFWQGWSPAGALAASPDDAVLPARRREGGPALLQAQANCAFQALIRHRLAAFPLEDFQTPPTARDLGTLVHRALQHFWKATKSQQTLLAMMAGGTLDDALVQCIRKALDEAGFDIDAVHRRALADSLQQLLARWMALESERPAFVVEALEQTVELQVGRLRLRMRLDRVDRQISDAARIVVDYKTGAQASSKDWLGPMGDPQMPLYIWAVDAAAGVYGKLNRERTLAWDGWGQDAFWPGLASLADWEAQRTQWRRELEALAAAFVDGPVRMLPRHGAKTCVRCGSQVFCRVQERGLAEPAMDED; encoded by the coding sequence ATGATCTCCCACACGCACACCCTGATCCTGACGGGCACGGCCCGCTTGGCCCGGCATTTGCGCGCCCGGGGCCGGCAGGCCGCGCCCGAGGGCGGCAAGGCCGCCGTGCTGCCGCTGGAGGAGTGGCTGCGGCAGAGCTGGCTGCCGTTGGCGGAGGGGGAGTCCCTCCTGACACCGGTCCAGGGGCTTTTCCTGTGGGAAGACATCATTGCCGCGGATGCGCAGCTGGCGGGCACGGATCTGCTGGACCGCGCCAGCCTCGCCTACCTGGCCGAAGAGGCTTTTCAGCTTCAGTGCGCCTTTGGAGCGCCCCCCGCCGCCTTGCTCGGGACGCCCGAATGCCAAGCATTTCAGCGCTGGGCCGCCCGCTTTCAAGTCCGCTTGCGCGACGGCGGCTGGCGCCACCCCGCCCAGATTCCCGGACGCCTGCGGCTCGCCGTGGCGGCGCGACGCCTGCCGCTGCCCGGGCGCATCCTCCTGGCCGGGTTGGATGAGCTGTCGCCGGCGCTGGAAATGCTGCTGCAGTCGCTCGCCGATGCGGGCGTGTCGGTCGGCACTTGGCGGGAGGAGGCCGCGCCGGCCGTGCCCACGCTGCTGGCTTTTGCCGATCGCGAGCAGGAGGTGCGCGGTGTGGCGGCGCGCATTCGCGAGGGCTTCGCTGCTGGACAGCGGGTCGGCGTGGTCGTGCCCGACCCGGCGGCGTATCGCCCTCTCATCGAGCACATCTTCCTGGAGACCTTCGATCCCGAGGCGCTGTTCCTGACCGCGGAAAACGGCGGGCAGCCGCGTCCCGTGCCCTTCGACATCACCCAGGGACGCCCCCTGGAGCGGGCGCCGCTCATGCTGCAGGCCTTCCGCATTCTCGAGCTGTCCCTGCGGGGGCTGGAAGCGCGGATGGCGGCGGAACTGCTGCTGGCGCCTTTCCCCCGTGGTGACGGCGAGCGTTGCGGACGGGCGCAAGCGGAAGCGCGGCTGCGCGGCGGCGCGGCGCGCCTGGATCTCTTCGCGTTGGCCCAGCACTGCCTGCTGATGGCGCCCGGCTTCGCCCAGCGCCTGCTGCAGCTGCACCACATATTGCGGCAGGCGCCGGCGCGGGCGAGCTGCCAAGCCTGGTCCATCCATTTCTCCGCCTGCCTGGAGGCGATGGGCTGGCCCGGCGACGGCCTGGACCGCGGCGAGGAACTGGCTTTGGCGCGCTGGCAAGAAGCGCTGGCGCATTTCGAGGGCTTGGCCCCGCTGGCGGGCTCCCTGTCCCGGCGCCAGGCGCTGAGCTGGCTGCGGCGGGTCTGCCGGCACATCGTCCACCAGGTCCCCGCCGATTCGGACGACGTGCAGGTCATGGGCTTGCTGGAAGCGGCGGGCCTGCGCTTCGACCGGCTTTTCGTGCTGGGCATGACGGATCAGGCGATGCCGGCGGCGGTGCGGCCCCATCCGCTGCTGCCGGCGTCTTGGCAGCGTCAGCGGGGCCTGCCCCACGCCAGCCCCGAGCAGGAGTTGCACTTCGTGGGTGCGCTGTGGCAGCGCCTCCTGCGGGCGGCTCCGCAAGTGGTGTGCAGCTATCCCCGTATGGACGGCGATGTGGAGCTGGGCCCCAGTCCCTTGCTCGCCGGCCGGGAGATCACCCGCGTGGAGGCGCCGCAGCGGTCCTTCTGGCAGGGCTGGAGCCCCGCCGGCGCCCTGGCCGCGTCGCCGGACGACGCGGTGCTGCCCGCCCGCCGGCGCGAGGGTGGGCCGGCCCTGCTGCAGGCCCAGGCGAACTGTGCGTTCCAGGCGCTGATCCGCCACCGGCTGGCGGCTTTCCCGCTGGAGGACTTCCAGACGCCGCCCACTGCCCGCGATCTGGGCACGCTCGTCCACCGCGCCCTGCAGCACTTCTGGAAGGCGACCAAGAGCCAGCAGACCCTGCTGGCCATGATGGCCGGCGGCACCCTGGACGATGCGCTGGTCCAGTGCATCCGCAAGGCGCTGGACGAGGCCGGATTCGACATCGACGCGGTGCACCGGCGAGCCTTGGCCGACAGCCTGCAGCAGCTCCTGGCGCGCTGGATGGCGCTGGAGAGCGAGCGGCCGGCCTTCGTGGTGGAGGCGCTGGAGCAGACGGTGGAACTGCAGGTGGGAAGACTGCGCCTGCGCATGCGGCTGGATCGGGTGGACCGCCAAATATCCGACGCCGCCCGCATCGTAGTGGACTACAAGACCGGCGCGCAGGCCAGCAGCAAGGATTGGCTCGGGCCAATGGGAGACCCGCAGATGCCGCTCTACATCTGGGCCGTGGATGCGGCGGCGGGAGTGTACGGCAAGCTGAACCGGGAGCGGACCCTGGCCTGGGACGGCTGGGGACAGGATGCCTTCTGGCCCGGATTGGCCAGCCTGGCGGACTGGGAGGCACAGCGCACCCAGTGGCGCCGGGAGCTGGAGGCGCTGGCGGCCGCCTTCGTGGACGGGCCGGTGCGGATGCTGCCGCGGCATGGCGCCAAGACCTGCGTCCGCTGCGGCAGCCAGGTTTTCTGCCGGGTCCAGGAGCGCGGCCTGGCCGAGCCGGCGATGGACGAGGACTAG
- a CDS encoding methyl-accepting chemotaxis protein, whose amino-acid sequence MLTNAKTIKGKLIFSTGAAFALFLVAILVALSGMRNSSAHFVSFINQDQALLQALESMYAQGLQSGQALRNIIFDPLNKKAYDNFNDSAKGFSAAHQEALRLSLNDPETHKLLQETGATWQRDMEVKMRIIQLAATDTQEAVRTLNKIETPLWRVVRQNLLDIIKAKRDAVEATKNEVLDQAQTIMTLSIALAVAAMLLGGLLVLWVVRNITRRLQVVLGAIDELRQGDGDLTRRVPEDGHDEISSLARSINDFIRKIHGIVAQVRDASVQTAGASGQLNDMAASVSRDAKAQADGIFQISTAMEEMSTTVKEVAQNASSAANAANQAAELVKGGNATGQQTIAALNRIDSTVSSSAKTIGELDTAIQRIGEVTNVIKDIAEQTNLLALNAAIEAARAGEQGRGFAVVADEVRKLSERTAASTTDIASIVQTVQASTAHAVTAMTQARSEVTQGVGYGQEAGRALQEIDRAVRAVTEMMHQIATAAEEQSAVGTEIARNIEQVASITDATTRDIQRTSQAVGDLAATARTLQDLVNQFKLGRS is encoded by the coding sequence ATGTTGACCAACGCTAAAACCATCAAAGGCAAATTGATCTTCTCCACGGGCGCGGCCTTTGCGCTCTTCCTGGTGGCCATCCTCGTGGCCCTGAGCGGCATGCGCAACAGCAGTGCCCACTTCGTGAGCTTCATCAACCAGGACCAAGCCCTGCTGCAGGCGCTGGAAAGCATGTACGCCCAAGGCCTGCAAAGCGGCCAAGCCTTGCGCAACATCATCTTCGACCCGCTGAACAAGAAGGCCTACGACAACTTCAACGATTCCGCCAAGGGCTTCAGCGCCGCGCATCAAGAGGCGCTCAGGCTGAGCTTGAACGATCCGGAAACGCACAAACTGCTGCAGGAAACCGGCGCGACCTGGCAGCGGGACATGGAAGTCAAGATGCGCATCATCCAGCTGGCGGCGACGGACACGCAGGAGGCGGTCCGCACCCTCAATAAAATCGAGACTCCCCTGTGGCGCGTAGTGCGCCAGAACCTGCTGGACATCATCAAGGCCAAGCGCGACGCCGTGGAAGCAACCAAGAACGAGGTGCTCGATCAGGCGCAGACCATCATGACCCTCAGCATCGCGCTGGCTGTCGCCGCCATGCTGCTGGGCGGCCTGCTGGTGCTGTGGGTGGTGCGCAACATCACCCGGCGGCTGCAGGTGGTCTTGGGCGCCATCGACGAGCTGCGCCAGGGCGACGGCGATCTCACCCGCCGCGTGCCCGAGGACGGCCACGATGAGATCAGCAGCCTGGCGCGCTCCATCAACGACTTCATCCGCAAGATCCACGGCATCGTCGCCCAGGTGCGCGATGCTTCGGTGCAGACCGCCGGCGCCAGTGGGCAGCTGAACGACATGGCCGCCAGCGTGAGCCGCGACGCCAAGGCGCAGGCCGACGGCATCTTCCAGATCAGCACCGCCATGGAGGAGATGAGCACCACGGTCAAGGAAGTGGCGCAGAACGCCAGCAGCGCCGCCAACGCGGCGAATCAGGCGGCGGAATTGGTCAAAGGCGGCAATGCCACCGGCCAGCAGACCATCGCGGCCCTGAACCGCATCGACAGCACCGTGAGTTCCTCCGCCAAGACCATCGGCGAGCTCGACACCGCCATCCAGCGCATCGGCGAGGTGACCAATGTCATCAAGGACATCGCCGAGCAGACCAACCTGCTGGCGCTCAATGCCGCCATCGAGGCGGCACGGGCCGGCGAGCAGGGCCGCGGCTTCGCCGTGGTGGCCGACGAGGTGCGCAAGCTGTCCGAGCGCACCGCCGCCAGCACCACCGATATCGCCAGCATCGTGCAGACGGTGCAAGCCAGCACGGCGCATGCGGTGACCGCCATGACCCAGGCCCGCAGCGAGGTCACCCAAGGCGTCGGCTACGGCCAGGAAGCGGGCCGCGCCCTGCAGGAGATCGATCGGGCCGTGCGCGCGGTGACGGAGATGATGCACCAGATCGCCACCGCCGCCGAGGAGCAGTCCGCGGTCGGCACCGAAATCGCCCGCAACATCGAGCAGGTCGCCAGCATCACCGACGCCACCACCCGCGACATCCAGCGCACCAGCCAGGCCGTCGGCGATCTGGCCGCCACCGCCCGGACACTGCAGGATTTGGTCAATCAGTTCAAGCTGGGGCGGTCCTGA
- a CDS encoding methyl-accepting chemotaxis protein has protein sequence MFSFNRMAFKTRLSIGVLFAACAMTAGAAIAIFTSAKLQENIVQAQERQLATIHLAEIERRANSTLSALEAMVYSRDPVVTQRMEARINGNRPNYAKALKELKALAHTPEQTAQFKALIQARDNSRAVVDQTRALARAGRFDEARTLLESRTVPAYNRHIQAAENFLRHETQRALEESTAATRMAEQTRLFLLVSGGISVGVVVLLGMLLIKGLIRNLSRVRDALQKVARGDLRVEVPVETAGELGDIAKAANQMAEQLRVLTREMQNNADRLLTAARQQKGATETLARDMEEQSGQTVHVSTAMEEMSATAMEVARRAEEIAEAARRTSQEAQSGAQVIRGTLTGMDQVAAAMHNAAGTVSKLGESSQRIGSIIATINEIAEQTNLLALNAAIEAARAGEQGRGFAVVADEVRKLAERTANATGEIGGMIQAIQNETQAAVQAMETGRQQVEEGTRYARDAGQALDRINNATAQVTDQIAAVATAAEEQSSVASEISNSIEKIAQGTQNINNAIQETRSKTDELQTMASTVKDLVAKFRS, from the coding sequence ATGTTCAGCTTTAACCGCATGGCGTTCAAAACACGTTTGAGCATCGGCGTTCTGTTTGCCGCGTGCGCGATGACCGCGGGCGCGGCAATCGCCATCTTCACCTCGGCAAAGCTGCAAGAGAACATCGTCCAGGCTCAGGAGCGACAGCTCGCCACGATCCACTTGGCGGAGATCGAGCGCCGGGCCAACTCCACCCTTTCGGCACTGGAAGCCATGGTCTACAGCCGCGACCCGGTCGTTACCCAACGCATGGAAGCGCGCATCAACGGCAACCGGCCCAACTACGCCAAGGCGCTCAAGGAGCTGAAAGCCCTGGCCCACACGCCGGAGCAAACCGCCCAGTTCAAGGCTCTGATCCAGGCCCGCGACAACAGCCGTGCCGTCGTCGACCAGACCCGCGCCCTGGCCCGCGCCGGCCGCTTCGACGAGGCACGCACGCTCCTGGAAAGCCGTACCGTTCCCGCCTACAACCGGCACATCCAGGCAGCCGAAAACTTCCTGCGGCACGAGACGCAGCGCGCGTTGGAAGAATCCACCGCCGCCACCCGGATGGCCGAGCAGACCCGGCTCTTCCTCCTGGTCAGCGGCGGCATCTCCGTGGGCGTGGTCGTGCTCCTGGGCATGCTGCTCATCAAGGGTCTGATCCGCAATCTCAGCCGCGTCCGCGACGCCCTGCAGAAAGTGGCGCGCGGCGACCTGCGGGTGGAGGTGCCCGTGGAGACCGCCGGCGAACTGGGCGATATCGCCAAGGCCGCCAACCAGATGGCGGAACAGCTGCGTGTTCTCACCCGCGAGATGCAGAACAACGCGGACAGGCTGCTCACCGCTGCCCGGCAACAGAAAGGCGCAACGGAAACCCTGGCCCGCGACATGGAGGAGCAAAGCGGCCAGACCGTGCACGTCAGCACCGCCATGGAAGAAATGTCCGCCACGGCCATGGAGGTGGCCCGCCGCGCCGAGGAGATCGCCGAGGCCGCCCGCCGCACCAGCCAGGAGGCCCAGAGCGGCGCCCAGGTCATCCGCGGCACCCTCACCGGCATGGACCAGGTGGCCGCCGCCATGCACAACGCAGCCGGCACGGTGAGCAAGCTGGGCGAATCCTCCCAGCGCATCGGCAGCATCATCGCCACCATCAATGAGATCGCCGAGCAGACCAATCTGCTGGCGCTCAATGCCGCCATCGAGGCGGCGCGCGCCGGCGAGCAGGGCCGCGGCTTCGCCGTGGTCGCCGACGAGGTGCGCAAGCTGGCCGAGCGCACCGCCAACGCCACCGGCGAGATCGGCGGCATGATCCAGGCCATCCAGAACGAGACCCAGGCCGCCGTGCAGGCCATGGAGACCGGTCGTCAGCAGGTGGAGGAAGGCACGCGCTACGCCCGTGACGCCGGCCAGGCCCTGGATCGGATCAACAATGCCACCGCCCAGGTCACCGATCAGATCGCCGCGGTCGCCACGGCCGCCGAGGAGCAGAGCAGCGTGGCCTCGGAGATCTCCAACAGCATCGAGAAAATCGCCCAGGGCACGCAGAACATCAACAACGCGATTCAGGAAACGCGCAGCAAGACCGACGAGCTGCAGACCATGGCCAGCACCGTCAAGGACCTGGTGGCCAAATTCCGCAGCTAG